The proteins below come from a single Holdemania massiliensis genomic window:
- a CDS encoding LysR family transcriptional regulator, translated as MEIRVLRYFLEIAREGNMSRAAERLHVTQPTLSKQMKDLEQELGKKLFRRGSFSVSLTDEGMLLRKRAEDILEMVDKTLDEFKALDPVLGGEVYIGCAESYQIKYLAQTIKAFKEKYPLFRYHLTSGNTEQVTERLDKGLIDFAVIVEPPNLSKYNYLEVPEINTWGLVMRKEDRLSQKEEISVEDLYGLNLICSAQAMQVDIPRWCGEKADTLQLSGTINLPYNGSVFVREGLGYMLSFDKLADTGKDSELCFRPLKPPLETKMYVIWKKYQVFTPIAELLLEELKLQINKSLVDSCSP; from the coding sequence ATGGAAATTCGTGTGCTTCGTTATTTTTTGGAAATTGCCCGAGAAGGAAATATGTCACGAGCCGCAGAAAGGCTTCATGTCACACAGCCAACATTATCCAAACAGATGAAGGATTTAGAACAGGAGCTTGGGAAGAAGTTATTCCGCCGCGGCAGTTTCAGCGTAAGTCTAACCGACGAAGGCATGCTGCTGCGAAAAAGAGCTGAGGATATTCTTGAAATGGTCGATAAAACGCTTGATGAATTTAAAGCCCTTGATCCAGTTTTAGGCGGAGAAGTGTATATCGGGTGTGCAGAGTCTTATCAAATCAAGTATCTTGCGCAAACGATTAAGGCGTTTAAAGAAAAATACCCATTATTTCGTTATCATCTTACCAGCGGGAATACTGAACAGGTTACTGAGCGATTAGATAAGGGATTGATTGATTTCGCAGTCATTGTCGAACCGCCAAACCTGTCTAAATATAACTATCTCGAGGTGCCCGAGATCAATACATGGGGTTTAGTCATGCGCAAAGAAGATCGTCTTTCTCAGAAAGAAGAAATAAGCGTTGAAGATTTATATGGACTAAATTTGATCTGTTCGGCGCAGGCAATGCAGGTTGATATTCCCCGATGGTGTGGTGAAAAAGCGGATACGCTTCAGCTCTCAGGCACCATCAATCTTCCTTACAACGGATCTGTCTTTGTTAGAGAAGGATTGGGATATATGCTCTCGTTTGATAAACTTGCCGATACCGGTAAAGACAGTGAATTATGCTTCAGACCGTTAAAACCACCTTTAGAAACGAAAATGTATGTGATCTGGAAAAAATATCAGGTCTTCACACCGATTGCGGAATTATTGCTGGAAGAACTGAAACTTCAGATCAATAAGTCCCTAGTTGATTCTTGTTCTCCTTGA
- a CDS encoding HAMP domain-containing sensor histidine kinase codes for MNTAEWNDLIKTLLPILYWGLIAIGLTLFTRRKMKETYDVPLQQFARATGSVAKGDFSVYMPTLHTSDKLDYLDVMILDFNKMIEELGSIETLKSDFVSNVSHEMKTPIAVIKNYAELIRNGNLEEAESAEYAQAIIDASVRLSDLISNILKLNKLENQSINPEIKEYDVCRQVCECILQFEGSWEERKIELTTELEESANVIADENLMELVWNNLLSNALKFTEPEGTVWVKQWTQDQKVRVSITDSGCGMSPTIKAHIFDKFYQGDPSHSKEGNGLGLALAKRIIDLMEGEILVTSEEGKGSTFTVTLPAAGAKERMESECING; via the coding sequence ATGAATACAGCAGAATGGAATGACTTGATCAAAACGCTGCTGCCGATTCTTTATTGGGGACTGATTGCTATTGGCCTCACGTTGTTTACCCGCAGAAAAATGAAAGAAACCTACGATGTACCGCTTCAGCAGTTTGCCAGAGCGACTGGAAGCGTAGCTAAAGGTGATTTTTCTGTCTACATGCCGACGCTCCATACTTCGGATAAGCTTGACTATCTAGATGTGATGATTCTGGATTTTAATAAGATGATTGAAGAGCTTGGAAGCATTGAAACGCTAAAATCAGATTTTGTTTCCAATGTATCCCATGAGATGAAAACGCCGATTGCGGTGATCAAAAATTACGCGGAGCTGATCCGGAATGGGAATTTGGAGGAGGCGGAATCCGCGGAGTATGCCCAGGCTATCATTGATGCTTCCGTGCGGCTTTCCGATCTGATCAGCAATATTCTCAAGCTCAATAAACTGGAAAATCAGAGTATCAATCCGGAAATCAAAGAATATGATGTGTGCCGCCAGGTATGTGAATGTATCCTTCAGTTTGAAGGAAGCTGGGAGGAAAGAAAAATTGAGCTGACGACAGAGCTTGAGGAGTCGGCCAATGTGATCGCAGATGAAAATTTAATGGAACTGGTATGGAATAATTTATTGTCCAATGCGCTGAAATTTACAGAACCCGAGGGCACAGTGTGGGTAAAGCAATGGACGCAAGATCAAAAAGTAAGGGTGTCCATAACAGATTCGGGCTGCGGCATGAGTCCAACAATAAAAGCACATATTTTCGATAAATTTTATCAGGGAGATCCTTCTCACTCAAAGGAAGGCAATGGTTTGGGGTTAGCACTGGCAAAGCGGATTATCGATCTGATGGAAGGAGAAATCCTGGTCACCAGTGAAGAAGGAAAGGGCAGTACCTTTACGGTAACCTTGCCTGCGGCCGGCGCAAAAGAAAGAATGGAGAGTGAGTGCATAAATGGATAA
- a CDS encoding iron-containing alcohol dehydrogenase, with amino-acid sequence MKFNFNNPTNLYFGSGSLNQLGSLTMPGKKALVLISNGKSTKINGYLDRTLSQLDEAKIEYIIFDQIMENPVKEVIMEGAAKAKENACDFIVALGGGAVIDSASAIAAMATHNGDLWDYVVGGTGRCQPLVNKGLPIVAIATTSGTGSEMNGFGVISNLETHEKIGFGNPSLTPVIAIVDPELMLSVPAKYTAYQGFDALFHHTEVMMSKGINLLSETIALSAIKSIAEYLPRAVRNGQDLEAREHVAYGSTMAGITMQLTSTTAQHSMEHAMSAYHPSLPHGAGLILISKAFAEFFIEKKACDQQFIKMAQAMGIENAKKPEDFITALIQLQEACGVADLKMSDFGFTRDEAMTLAKGARSMQGGLFEANPCELTDEDCAGIFEKSYR; translated from the coding sequence ATGAAATTTAATTTTAATAACCCAACTAATCTCTACTTCGGCTCTGGTTCACTGAATCAGCTGGGAAGTCTGACGATGCCAGGGAAAAAGGCGCTGGTATTGATATCGAATGGGAAATCAACAAAAATAAACGGCTATCTTGATCGAACACTGTCTCAGCTTGATGAAGCGAAGATCGAATATATCATATTTGATCAAATTATGGAAAACCCAGTCAAGGAAGTCATTATGGAAGGGGCGGCGAAGGCAAAAGAAAATGCCTGTGACTTTATCGTAGCTTTAGGCGGCGGGGCGGTGATCGATTCCGCATCAGCGATTGCCGCAATGGCGACCCATAACGGAGATCTTTGGGATTATGTTGTGGGAGGAACGGGGCGATGCCAGCCGCTAGTCAATAAGGGGCTTCCCATTGTTGCGATAGCAACTACTTCAGGGACAGGGTCAGAAATGAATGGTTTTGGCGTCATCTCGAATCTGGAAACCCATGAAAAAATTGGTTTTGGCAATCCCTCGCTGACGCCGGTCATTGCTATTGTTGACCCTGAACTGATGCTGAGCGTTCCTGCAAAATATACAGCGTATCAAGGCTTTGACGCTCTGTTTCATCATACAGAGGTCATGATGTCCAAAGGAATTAATCTGCTGAGTGAAACGATTGCGCTCTCAGCAATAAAAAGTATTGCAGAATATCTGCCCCGTGCTGTAAGAAATGGTCAAGATCTTGAAGCCAGGGAACATGTCGCTTATGGCAGTACGATGGCTGGCATAACGATGCAGCTAACATCGACGACAGCGCAGCACAGCATGGAGCATGCAATGAGTGCTTACCATCCTAGTCTTCCGCATGGGGCCGGACTGATTCTAATTTCTAAAGCATTTGCGGAATTCTTTATTGAAAAAAAAGCTTGTGATCAGCAGTTTATAAAAATGGCCCAAGCCATGGGCATCGAAAATGCAAAGAAGCCGGAGGATTTTATTACAGCCCTGATACAGCTGCAGGAAGCTTGCGGAGTAGCTGATTTGAAAATGAGCGATTTTGGCTTTACTCGTGATGAGGCGATGACATTGGCCAAAGGTGCTCGCTCTATGCAGGGAGGTTTATTTGAGGCTAATCCTTGTGAACTGACCGATGAAGACTGTGCGGGTATTTTTGAAAAATCCTACAGATAA